One genomic region from Hoeflea algicola encodes:
- a CDS encoding VOC family protein — translation MTSPRTARPLDHLVLPVEDLESTRTRHTALGFTVAAEAHHPFGTENACVFFDDGTYLEPLAIASREDCEEAARQGNVFVARDQAYRFRNGDNGFSAFVVGSSDADADHARFVELGMSGGDMLGFSRLMRMPDGTEHEASFKLAFAADLRAPDMFGFAVERINVPTAGHSALSTHANGVIGISEVVLSEPNPTDFQYFIQELCDNREVDANSFGMTIELQQASVTVLNNAGLEAYLGLTDPSRARGLRTRAVVYRVTSLVTITEFLHENDVTVRQVGARLMVDPAPGQGAIYCFEEVR, via the coding sequence ATGACGTCACCGCGAACCGCCAGACCGCTTGATCATCTCGTGTTGCCTGTCGAGGACCTGGAGAGCACGCGCACCCGCCATACAGCGCTCGGCTTTACCGTGGCCGCCGAGGCCCACCATCCCTTCGGCACCGAAAACGCCTGCGTGTTTTTCGATGACGGAACCTATCTCGAACCGCTGGCAATCGCCTCGCGCGAGGATTGCGAGGAGGCCGCACGGCAGGGCAATGTCTTTGTCGCCCGCGATCAGGCCTACCGGTTCCGCAACGGCGACAATGGCTTCAGCGCTTTCGTCGTCGGCTCCAGCGACGCCGACGCTGATCATGCCCGCTTTGTTGAACTGGGAATGTCCGGCGGCGATATGCTGGGCTTTTCGCGGCTAATGCGGATGCCCGACGGGACCGAACACGAAGCGAGCTTCAAGCTTGCCTTTGCCGCGGATCTGCGAGCGCCCGACATGTTCGGCTTCGCCGTCGAGCGCATCAATGTGCCGACCGCCGGTCACTCTGCCTTGAGCACCCACGCCAACGGCGTCATCGGCATCTCGGAAGTGGTTTTGTCGGAACCCAACCCTACCGATTTTCAGTATTTCATCCAGGAGCTATGCGACAACCGTGAAGTCGACGCCAATTCCTTCGGCATGACCATCGAGCTTCAGCAGGCCTCCGTCACGGTTCTCAACAATGCCGGGCTCGAAGCCTATCTCGGCCTGACCGACCCGAGCCGCGCCCGCGGGCTGCGCACTCGTGCTGTTGTCTACCGGGTCACCAGCCTGGTCACCATCACCGAATTTCTGCACGAGAACGACGTTACCGTCCGCCAGGTCGGTGCCCGCCTGATGGTTGATCCTGCACCCGGTCAGGGCGCGATCTATTGTTTCGAGGAAGTTCGATGA
- a CDS encoding CTP synthase, with product MARYVFITGGVVSSLGKGIASAALGALLQARGYRVRLRKLDPYLNVDPGTMSPTQHGEVFVTDDGAETDLDLGHYERFTGRSAVKSDNITTGRIYKDIIDKERRGDYLGATVQVIPHVTNEIKNFVLDGNENYDFVLCEIGGTVGDIEAMPFIEAIRQLGNDLPRGNAVYVHLTLMPWIAAAGELKTKPTQHSVKELQAMGIAPDILLVRADREIPAEERRKLSQFCNVRPSAVIQALDVPSIYDVPIAYHKEGLDTEVLAAFGIDPAPKPRMQAWEAVSERIHNPEGEVTIAIVGKYTGLKDAYKSLIEALYHGGIANRVKVNLEWIESEIFEKEDPSPWLEKVHGILVPGGFGERGAEGKISAARFARERKVPYLGICYGMQMAVLDAARNLAGIEDAMSSEFDRKSGTHVVGIMTEWLKGNQLEKRAASGDLGGTMRLGAYPHPLKPGTLISEIYGSTEVSERHRHRYEVNIAFKDQLESAGLVFSGLSPDGLLPETVEYPRDVHPWFIGVQYHPELKSRPLEPHPLFASFIEAALEQSRLV from the coding sequence ATGGCGCGATATGTATTCATCACTGGCGGCGTGGTCTCCTCGCTTGGCAAAGGTATAGCCTCAGCCGCCCTTGGCGCATTGCTGCAGGCCCGTGGTTATCGGGTGCGGCTGCGCAAACTCGACCCCTATCTCAATGTCGATCCCGGCACCATGAGCCCGACTCAGCACGGCGAGGTGTTCGTCACCGACGACGGCGCCGAGACCGATCTTGACCTGGGCCATTACGAACGCTTCACCGGACGCTCGGCGGTCAAGTCCGACAACATCACCACCGGCCGGATCTACAAGGACATCATCGACAAGGAACGGCGCGGCGATTATCTCGGCGCCACCGTCCAGGTGATTCCGCACGTCACCAACGAAATCAAGAATTTCGTGCTCGACGGCAACGAGAATTATGATTTCGTGCTGTGCGAGATCGGCGGCACCGTCGGTGACATCGAGGCGATGCCGTTCATCGAGGCGATTCGCCAGCTTGGCAACGACCTGCCGCGCGGCAATGCCGTCTATGTCCACCTCACACTGATGCCGTGGATCGCCGCTGCCGGCGAACTCAAGACCAAGCCGACCCAGCATTCGGTCAAGGAACTGCAGGCGATGGGCATTGCACCCGATATCCTGCTGGTCCGCGCCGACCGCGAAATCCCGGCCGAGGAACGCCGCAAGCTCTCGCAATTCTGCAATGTGCGCCCCTCCGCCGTGATCCAGGCGCTGGATGTGCCGTCGATCTACGATGTGCCGATTGCCTATCACAAGGAAGGCCTCGATACCGAAGTGCTGGCAGCCTTCGGTATCGACCCGGCGCCAAAACCCCGCATGCAGGCCTGGGAAGCGGTCTCCGAGCGCATCCACAATCCCGAGGGCGAAGTCACCATCGCCATCGTCGGCAAGTACACCGGCCTCAAGGACGCCTACAAATCGCTCATCGAAGCGCTGTATCACGGCGGCATCGCCAACCGCGTCAAGGTCAATCTCGAATGGATCGAATCGGAGATCTTCGAGAAGGAAGACCCGTCTCCCTGGCTCGAAAAGGTCCACGGCATTCTGGTCCCCGGCGGCTTTGGCGAGCGCGGCGCGGAAGGCAAGATCTCGGCTGCCCGTTTCGCCCGCGAACGCAAGGTGCCTTATCTCGGAATCTGTTACGGCATGCAGATGGCGGTGCTTGATGCGGCGCGCAATCTGGCCGGCATTGAAGACGCCATGTCCTCGGAATTCGATCGCAAGAGCGGTACTCATGTCGTCGGCATCATGACCGAATGGCTCAAGGGCAACCAGCTTGAAAAACGCGCAGCGTCGGGCGATCTCGGCGGCACCATGCGGCTGGGCGCCTATCCGCACCCGCTCAAGCCCGGCACCCTGATTTCCGAGATCTACGGCTCCACCGAAGTCTCCGAGCGCCATCGCCACCGTTACGAGGTCAACATCGCCTTCAAGGACCAGCTCGAATCCGCCGGTCTGGTGTTTTCCGGCCTGTCGCCCGATGGCCTGCTGCCTGAAACGGTCGAGTATCCGCGCGACGTCCACCCGTGGTTCATCGGCGTGCAGTATCACCCCGAGCTCAAGTCGAGGCCGCTGGAACCGCACCCGCTGTTTGCCAGCTTCATCGAAGCCGCACTTGAACAGTCGCGCCTGGTGTAA
- the kdsA gene encoding 3-deoxy-8-phosphooctulonate synthase → MTAANSTVNAGNVVFGNQLPLTLIAGPCQMESREHAFEIAGQLKEICANLGIGLVYKSSFDKANRTSLSGKRGLGLDKALAVFADIKAEFGLPVITDVHTEEQCATVADVVDILQIPAFLCRQTDLLIAAARTGRVINVKKGQFLAPWDMKNVLAKITDSGNSNVLMTERGASFGYNTLVSDMRALPIMAAMGAPVIFDATHSVQQPGGQGGSTGGQREFVETLARAAVAVGVAGVFIETHEDPDNAPSDGPNMVPLRDMPRLLETLMAFDAVAKRAAS, encoded by the coding sequence ATGACTGCTGCCAATTCCACCGTCAACGCCGGCAACGTGGTGTTCGGCAACCAGCTGCCACTGACACTGATCGCCGGTCCCTGCCAGATGGAAAGCCGCGAGCACGCCTTCGAGATCGCCGGCCAGCTCAAGGAGATTTGTGCCAATCTCGGCATCGGGCTGGTCTACAAATCATCCTTCGACAAGGCCAACCGTACTTCGCTGTCGGGCAAGCGTGGCCTCGGGCTCGACAAGGCGTTGGCGGTGTTTGCCGACATCAAGGCCGAGTTCGGCCTGCCGGTCATCACCGATGTCCACACCGAAGAACAATGCGCAACGGTAGCTGATGTCGTCGACATCCTGCAGATCCCGGCTTTTCTCTGCCGACAGACCGATCTGCTGATCGCCGCCGCCAGAACCGGCCGCGTGATCAATGTCAAGAAGGGCCAGTTCCTGGCGCCCTGGGACATGAAGAATGTGCTCGCCAAGATCACCGACAGCGGTAATTCCAATGTGCTGATGACCGAGCGCGGCGCTTCCTTCGGCTACAACACGCTGGTCAGCGATATGCGCGCATTGCCGATCATGGCCGCGATGGGCGCGCCGGTGATCTTCGATGCCACCCATTCAGTACAGCAGCCCGGCGGGCAGGGTGGTTCGACCGGTGGTCAGCGCGAATTTGTCGAGACGCTGGCGCGCGCTGCCGTCGCCGTCGGGGTTGCCGGCGTGTTCATCGAAACCCATGAGGATCCCGACAACGCGCCCTCTGACGGTCCCAACATGGTGCCGCTCAGGGACATGCCGCGCTTGCTGGAAACGCTGATGGCGTTTGATGCCGTGGCCAAGCGCGCCGCCTCCTGA
- a CDS encoding D-alanyl-D-alanine carboxypeptidase family protein, producing MTGHFAVALKRCHLSITMLLMALALSACASSGGSIDEIVTSVAPTPSKYAAIVVDAKSGKMLYGANAHETRYPASLTKMMTLYLMFEAMDQGRATRETLIPISAYAARRPPSKLGLKAGQTIPVDTAIRVLVVKSANDVATAMAEFLGGGSESRFAEMMTAKARTLRMSRTTFKNASGLPDAGQVTTATDMARLAIALRRTFPHYYGYFSQTEVTVAGRTIKGHNRAMAMIPGADGLKTGYTRASGFNLATSVTRGGKSVVGVVMGEDKAKIRDQRMAQLMSAFVKKAK from the coding sequence TTGACCGGGCATTTTGCTGTGGCGCTGAAGCGCTGCCATCTGTCGATTACCATGCTGCTGATGGCGCTCGCGCTTTCGGCCTGTGCCTCATCCGGTGGCTCGATCGACGAGATCGTCACCTCGGTCGCACCGACACCGAGTAAATATGCGGCGATCGTGGTTGATGCCAAATCCGGCAAGATGCTCTATGGCGCCAATGCCCACGAAACCCGTTATCCGGCGTCGCTGACCAAGATGATGACGCTGTACCTGATGTTCGAGGCGATGGACCAGGGCCGCGCCACCCGCGAGACACTGATTCCGATCTCGGCCTATGCAGCGCGGAGGCCGCCCTCGAAACTGGGGCTGAAAGCCGGTCAGACGATTCCCGTCGATACCGCCATCCGGGTACTGGTGGTCAAATCCGCCAATGATGTGGCCACCGCCATGGCCGAATTTCTGGGCGGCGGCTCGGAATCCCGATTCGCCGAGATGATGACGGCGAAAGCCCGCACGCTGCGGATGAGCCGCACCACCTTCAAGAACGCCTCGGGGCTTCCCGACGCTGGTCAGGTGACGACGGCCACCGACATGGCGCGGCTGGCAATCGCGCTGAGGCGCACATTCCCGCATTATTACGGCTATTTCAGCCAGACCGAAGTGACGGTGGCGGGTCGCACCATCAAGGGTCACAACCGGGCTATGGCGATGATTCCCGGCGCTGACGGGCTGAAGACTGGCTACACCCGCGCATCGGGCTTCAATCTCGCCACATCGGTGACCCGCGGCGGCAAGTCGGTGGTCGGCGTGGTGATGGGCGAAGACAAGGCCAAAATCCGCGATCAGCGCATGGCGCAGTTGATGTCGGCTTTTGTGAAAAAGGCCAAGTAG